A stretch of Polypterus senegalus isolate Bchr_013 chromosome 3, ASM1683550v1, whole genome shotgun sequence DNA encodes these proteins:
- the LOC120526272 gene encoding uncharacterized protein LOC120526272, which produces MPIVSSLGPLDMYIDKEEGVALKADNGNFLSCIGTNESMYLEAAKANKDQWCKFRVTKSPDGKVLLQDKRGKYLSRYDEGGIQYIRPVKSSPDDCCKFSVFTDNNMILLKADNTLYVSRIQRQRQNIEAAKEGPDECCKYAVSIGDVVEPSFTIVSIELKDFNPDQIKSPTAVTEQTYTNNTSINQSHTFKLSWTDKTSETTTWNHAWGFSSSLSFDILIAKCSATVSYNGSYQKSSTLEKTVTVADETTITVPPKKRVVAKLIINKNDNAVVPFRAKIKKIDCNGAETILTEEGTWKGILYTNVTIDASEQPA; this is translated from the exons ATG CCCATAGTAAGTTCACTTGGCCCGCTGGACATGTACATCGATAAGGAGGAGGGAGTTGCTCTGAAGGCTGATAATGGAAACTTCTTGAGTTGCATAGGAACTAATGAATCGATGTACCTTGAAGCTGCAAAAGCAAACAAAGACCAGTGGTGCAAATTTCGAGTCACAAAATCCCCAGATGGGAAAGTCCTTCTACAGGACAAGAGGGGAAAATATCTGAGTAGATACGATGAGGGTGGCATTCAGTACATTAGACCAGTGAAGTCTTCCCCAGATGATTGCTGTAAATTTAGTGTCTTTACTGACAACAATATGATCCTCCTCAAGGCTGACAATACATTGTATGTGAGTAGaatacagagacagagacagaataTCGAGGCAGCAAAAGAAGGGCCAGATGAGTGTTGTAAATATGCTGTAAGCATTGGTGATGTTGTCGAACCATCTTTCACAATCGTCAGTATTGAACTCAAAGATTTTAACCCAGACCAAATCAAATCACCTACTGCTGTAACAGAACAAACCTACACTAACAATACCAGCATTAATCAAAGCCACACTTTCAAACTGTCTTGGACTGACAAAACCAGTGAAACGACCACCTGGAACCATGCTTGGGGTTTCAGTTCTTCATTGTCTTTTGATATACTAATTGCAAAGTGTAGTGCTACAGTTTCTTACAATGGATCATATCAGAAATCGTCTACTTTGGAGAAGACAGTCACAGTGGCTGATGAGACCACAATCACTGTTCCTCCAAAGAAAAGGGTTGTGGctaaattaattattaacaaaaatgataatGCTGTTGTTCCATTTAGAGCTAAAATTAAGAAAATCGATTGCAATGGTGCTGAAACAATCTTAACTGAAGAGGGAACTTGGAAAGGAATTTTATACACTAATGTGACTATTGATGCATCAGAACAGCCAGCATAG